In Shouchella patagoniensis, the following are encoded in one genomic region:
- a CDS encoding ABC transporter substrate-binding protein: MKRSFYTLSFLLISFVFSGCVQNDEVDSIEVAEVTRSVFYAPFYVALAEGYFEDEQIKVELTTTWGGDKTMTALLSDGADIALVGSETSVYVAAQEATDPAINFAALTQTDGTFLVARENLTSFDWSDLKGSTFLGQRKGGMPQMVGEYVLKQQDINPQNDLNLLQNVDFGNIPSAFASGTGDFVQLFEPQASTFEQEGLGHVVASFGAESGQVPYTSFMAKQSMLTEDPDVFVRFSSALYKGQQLVNEQSAEKTAKSIESFFEDTELDILTSSVERYKDQGSFAADPVLTEDAWETLLDIMAEAGELPARIPFDELVNNQLAKQAME, translated from the coding sequence TTGAAACGGTCTTTTTATACACTGAGCTTTCTATTAATCAGCTTCGTCTTCTCCGGATGCGTACAAAACGACGAGGTTGATTCCATTGAAGTTGCAGAAGTAACCCGGTCTGTTTTTTATGCCCCTTTCTACGTGGCACTTGCCGAAGGTTACTTCGAGGACGAACAAATAAAAGTTGAATTGACAACAACATGGGGTGGTGACAAAACAATGACTGCGCTGTTATCTGATGGTGCAGATATTGCTCTAGTTGGCTCGGAAACATCGGTTTACGTTGCTGCTCAAGAAGCTACAGATCCAGCTATTAACTTTGCTGCTTTGACACAAACCGATGGTACCTTTCTTGTCGCTAGAGAAAACCTTACCTCGTTCGACTGGTCGGATCTAAAAGGTAGTACATTTCTTGGTCAGCGCAAAGGTGGAATGCCACAAATGGTTGGTGAATACGTACTTAAACAACAAGACATCAACCCCCAGAATGACTTGAATCTATTACAGAACGTCGACTTTGGAAATATTCCTAGCGCGTTTGCATCAGGGACAGGTGATTTTGTTCAATTATTTGAACCACAAGCATCGACTTTCGAACAGGAAGGTCTTGGGCACGTTGTGGCTTCATTTGGAGCCGAATCCGGTCAAGTACCTTATACCTCATTTATGGCGAAACAAAGCATGCTAACTGAAGATCCTGATGTATTTGTTCGGTTTTCCAGTGCTTTGTATAAAGGACAGCAACTAGTAAATGAGCAAAGCGCAGAGAAAACGGCCAAATCAATTGAAAGCTTCTTTGAAGATACTGAGCTAGATATTCTTACTAGCTCCGTTGAACGTTATAAAGATCAAGGTTCCTTCGCCGCTGACCCAGTTCTTACTGAAGATGCATGGGAAACGTTACTCGATATTATGGCAGAAGCAGGAGAACTACCTGCTCGAATTCCGTTTGACGAACTAGTGAATAATCAATTGGCCAAACAGGCGATGGAATAA
- a CDS encoding ABC transporter ATP-binding protein, whose translation MSGLRIDALSLTYVNKSGAFPALEDVSLEVQEGEFVSLIGPSGCGKTTLLSIIAGLLHQTEGSLSLQNKDSIGYMLQHDYLFPWLTIEKNILLGQHIRGTFTEFSQRKALRWLERFGLEDKRQERPQALSGGMRQRVALARTLATEPALMLLDEPFSALDQQTKLKLEDLVSDTLKTEKKTAILVTHDISEAIAMSDRVVLFTARPGRVAQIFSIPKELQELSPFEARQHPDFQSQFQLIWKELERCDT comes from the coding sequence GTGTCAGGTTTGAGAATCGATGCGCTATCATTAACCTACGTGAACAAGTCCGGGGCTTTCCCCGCACTTGAAGATGTCTCTCTTGAAGTTCAAGAAGGGGAGTTCGTATCCCTTATTGGCCCAAGCGGCTGCGGTAAAACCACATTGTTATCTATAATAGCAGGGCTGCTTCACCAAACAGAAGGTTCACTTTCTTTGCAGAATAAAGATTCGATTGGTTATATGCTCCAACATGATTATTTGTTTCCTTGGCTCACAATCGAGAAAAACATCTTGCTAGGTCAACATATTAGGGGCACATTTACAGAATTCTCACAAAGAAAAGCCCTTCGTTGGCTAGAACGCTTTGGACTTGAAGATAAGCGCCAAGAGCGTCCGCAGGCTCTCTCAGGCGGAATGAGACAACGGGTTGCCCTTGCCCGTACTCTTGCTACAGAACCTGCGCTAATGTTACTCGACGAGCCTTTTTCAGCTCTTGATCAACAAACGAAGCTTAAGCTAGAAGATCTTGTTTCAGATACTTTAAAAACAGAGAAAAAAACAGCGATCCTTGTTACACATGATATTAGCGAAGCGATAGCAATGAGCGACCGTGTTGTTTTATTTACAGCACGACCAGGTCGCGTCGCTCAAATTTTTTCGATCCCAAAAGAACTTCAGGAGCTTTCTCCTTTTGAAGCAAGACAGCATCCTGATTTTCAAAGCCAGTTCCAATTAATTTGGAAGGAGCTGGAACGTTGTGACACCTAA
- a CDS encoding ABC transporter permease translates to MTPNELHQSFLKAQRKEKQVVRCIQFSMLFLIIGLWELASRMAWIDPLLFSMPSRVFSLFIDHIVAGTLWIHASVTLFETIMGFLLGTAVGTCIAALLWWSNVAAKIFDPFLVILNSMPKVAIGPILIVGLGPNMGSIIAMGMLVSVIITTMVVHTAFKEVDDNYIKVMRTFSASKKQIFWSVVYPATIPVIVSTLKMNVGLAWVGVIVGEFLVSKQGLGYLIIYGFQVFNFNLVFMSLFVIAILATGMYIVVEYVEKKMTRFHT, encoded by the coding sequence GTGACACCTAATGAATTACATCAAAGCTTTTTAAAAGCACAACGTAAAGAAAAACAGGTTGTTCGATGCATCCAATTCAGCATGCTCTTCCTTATAATCGGCCTCTGGGAGCTTGCATCTCGAATGGCTTGGATTGATCCATTACTATTTAGTATGCCATCCCGTGTATTCTCCCTATTTATTGACCATATTGTAGCAGGCACCCTGTGGATCCATGCTTCTGTTACATTATTTGAAACAATCATGGGTTTTTTACTAGGTACCGCTGTTGGTACGTGTATTGCAGCCCTTTTATGGTGGTCAAATGTTGCAGCTAAAATATTTGATCCATTTCTTGTCATCTTGAATTCAATGCCTAAAGTAGCCATTGGGCCTATTTTAATCGTTGGGCTAGGACCAAACATGGGTTCAATCATTGCGATGGGCATGCTCGTATCTGTAATCATTACGACAATGGTTGTACACACAGCTTTTAAAGAAGTTGACGACAATTATATTAAAGTGATGCGAACTTTTTCGGCTTCTAAAAAGCAGATCTTTTGGTCCGTAGTTTATCCAGCAACAATCCCCGTAATCGTTTCAACATTAAAAATGAACGTCGGATTAGCATGGGTAGGTGTAATTGTTGGGGAGTTCCTTGTATCAAAACAAGGGCTTGGCTACTTAATCATTTATGGTTTCCAAGTGTTTAATTTTAACCTTGTATTTATGAGTCTGTTCGTCATTGCTATTCTTGCAACAGGTATGTATATTGTTGTCGAGTACGTCGAGAAGAAAATGACCCGTTTTCATACGTAA
- the ytkD gene encoding RNA deprotection pyrophosphohydrolase, whose translation MKQFTDAYGNRVMLVLGIEPVFTQTPGHVLILTRFKQEWVLTNHRERGYEFPGGKVEVGEEAEEAAIREVWEETGGIANHLVFIGQYQVTSISGKTFWKTIFAAELIELKNRESYEETNGPVLMQELPVAITADDRFSFIMKDDVVPRAISFAIKQGLFK comes from the coding sequence ATGAAGCAATTTACTGATGCGTATGGAAACAGAGTAATGCTTGTACTTGGAATCGAGCCCGTTTTTACACAAACGCCTGGGCATGTACTTATCTTAACAAGATTTAAACAAGAATGGGTGTTAACAAATCATCGCGAACGAGGCTATGAGTTTCCTGGTGGGAAGGTTGAAGTAGGTGAAGAAGCAGAGGAAGCAGCTATTAGAGAAGTATGGGAAGAAACGGGTGGAATAGCAAATCATCTTGTTTTTATTGGTCAATATCAAGTGACTTCAATTTCCGGGAAAACATTTTGGAAAACGATCTTTGCGGCTGAACTTATAGAATTAAAGAACCGAGAATCATATGAAGAAACAAATGGACCAGTTTTGATGCAAGAGCTGCCTGTTGCGATAACGGCAGATGATCGGTTTAGCTTTATTATGAAAGATGATGTTGTACCAAGGGCGATTTCATTTGCTATTAAGCAAGGACTATTTAAATAA
- a CDS encoding MFS transporter has protein sequence MGNAKKTWGLLSLSSVPLVMTLGNSMLIPVLPTIGRELNISSFMVSLLITAYSVVAIIFIPLAGYLSDHIGRKQVIIPSLVLAGIGGLLAGFAAWKMENPYWVILIGRLLQGVGAAGAAPIVMPFVGDLFKEKQEISEGLGLIETSNTFGKVLSPIFGAMLAAVVWFMPFFAFPVFCTLSIILVAFLVKTPPLKKKPKNFHQFMKSMKMIFKREGRWLYVVFIAGGICMYILFGVLFYLSTFLEETHNIHGVRKGIILAFPLLALCLTSFATGKIIGQNQLKMKWITVGGLILLAISVFVVSFNKELYMMLTALFAAGIGIGAALPSLDAFVTEGIPAEQRGSISSFYNSMRFVGVASGPPLFAVFMKGSHFWTFSGNALLVLATVGLVLWGVRPKKAGVQTWQ, from the coding sequence GTGGGAAATGCAAAAAAAACCTGGGGATTATTGTCACTATCTTCTGTACCGTTGGTGATGACGCTTGGAAATTCAATGCTTATCCCTGTTCTGCCAACCATTGGCCGTGAGCTTAATATTAGTTCATTTATGGTTAGTTTACTTATTACAGCCTATTCGGTCGTTGCCATTATTTTCATACCACTGGCAGGCTATTTATCTGATCATATCGGACGAAAACAGGTAATTATTCCAAGCCTTGTGTTAGCGGGGATTGGTGGGTTGCTTGCGGGCTTCGCTGCTTGGAAAATGGAAAATCCGTATTGGGTTATTTTAATTGGCAGGCTTCTTCAAGGTGTTGGAGCTGCGGGAGCTGCGCCAATTGTTATGCCGTTTGTAGGTGATTTATTTAAAGAGAAACAGGAGATAAGCGAAGGACTAGGCTTAATTGAGACATCGAATACATTTGGTAAAGTGCTAAGTCCTATCTTTGGGGCAATGCTTGCAGCCGTTGTTTGGTTTATGCCTTTCTTTGCTTTTCCTGTTTTTTGTACTTTGTCAATTATTTTAGTGGCTTTTCTTGTTAAAACGCCGCCATTAAAAAAGAAACCAAAAAATTTCCATCAGTTTATGAAGTCGATGAAAATGATTTTCAAACGAGAGGGCCGCTGGTTATACGTGGTGTTTATCGCTGGTGGAATTTGTATGTATATTTTGTTTGGTGTTCTTTTTTATTTATCTACTTTCTTAGAAGAAACTCATAACATCCATGGTGTAAGAAAAGGTATTATATTAGCTTTTCCATTGCTTGCGTTATGTTTGACCTCGTTTGCTACTGGTAAAATCATTGGTCAAAATCAATTGAAGATGAAATGGATTACAGTAGGTGGTTTAATCTTACTTGCCATTTCTGTTTTTGTTGTTTCGTTTAATAAAGAACTCTATATGATGCTCACGGCTCTGTTTGCCGCTGGCATTGGCATTGGGGCGGCTTTACCAAGTTTAGATGCTTTTGTCACGGAAGGAATTCCAGCAGAACAAAGGGGATCGATCTCTTCTTTTTATAATAGCATGCGCTTTGTAGGTGTTGCATCTGGACCACCATTGTTTGCCGTATTTATGAAAGGGAGTCATTTTTGGACGTTTAGTGGAAACGCCCTCTTAGTGTTAGCAACAGTTGGTCTCGTTTTATGGGGAGTCCGACCAAAAAAAGCCGGAGTGCAAACTTGGCAATGA
- a CDS encoding YwpF family protein, whose protein sequence is MKTFKLHALQVIDGQQGKMKQNPIPLTDGLIINMENEEHTWFLDAVVSKEDAATFEREQEAERNLLVSVVITSKDNHPAVMITSIESITDLEHGKSIVLKGNIVSGRDDVLEDVFEDILEEGIELEEVLSEFKRRVEKLEAYSDKTIEEVYETFKKDKKYQLL, encoded by the coding sequence ATGAAGACATTTAAGCTTCATGCATTGCAAGTAATTGATGGTCAACAAGGGAAGATGAAACAAAATCCGATTCCGCTTACGGATGGATTGATTATTAATATGGAAAATGAAGAACATACTTGGTTTTTGGATGCAGTTGTTTCCAAGGAAGATGCTGCAACGTTTGAGCGAGAGCAAGAAGCAGAACGCAATTTGCTCGTCAGTGTCGTGATTACAAGCAAGGACAATCACCCAGCTGTTATGATTACATCTATTGAATCAATTACTGATTTAGAACACGGCAAAAGTATTGTGTTAAAAGGGAATATTGTTTCTGGTCGAGACGACGTGCTTGAAGATGTTTTTGAAGATATTCTTGAAGAAGGCATTGAACTAGAAGAAGTATTAAGTGAATTTAAACGTCGGGTAGAAAAGCTCGAAGCGTATTCGGATAAAACAATTGAAGAAGTATACGAAACGTTTAAGAAGGATAAAAAGTATCAATTGCTTTAA
- a CDS encoding MalY/PatB family protein → MEHNMNEFDQVIERRGTHCMKWDATKERFGEEDLLPLWVADMDFKAPEPVIKALKEKVEHGVYGYAAPSTEVDETIVHWVSSQYNWQIDTEDIVHVTGVVPAISNLIKTFTEEEDEIVIQTPVYYPFYDVIEKNNRRIVKNPLTFDGNQYRMDFAGLESVITEKTKMLILCHPHNPGGRVWSKEELLELADLCEKHDLFVVSDEIHADLLFDGYTHTPLASVSETIKKRVFTTLAPTKTFNLAGVQGAYVVITEPNLRLAYRRTLATTFMNGANMFSHIATKAAYEHGLPWLRGLMSYIQANYTFVEDYLQTHMPKIKPIKPEGTYLLWLNCEALEMSADDRKTWLLQEAKVALNHGPIFGEEGEHFERMNLATPRATLAEAMERIRNAYEKKGL, encoded by the coding sequence GTGGAGCACAATATGAATGAGTTTGACCAAGTAATTGAGCGTAGAGGTACACATTGCATGAAATGGGATGCAACAAAAGAGAGATTTGGCGAAGAGGATTTGCTTCCGCTCTGGGTTGCAGATATGGATTTTAAAGCACCAGAACCAGTTATAAAAGCATTAAAAGAAAAAGTGGAACATGGTGTATATGGCTATGCAGCTCCTTCAACTGAAGTTGATGAAACGATTGTTCATTGGGTTTCTTCACAATACAATTGGCAAATTGATACAGAGGATATTGTGCATGTGACCGGCGTTGTTCCTGCAATTAGCAATCTAATCAAAACATTCACGGAAGAAGAGGACGAAATTGTTATTCAGACACCTGTCTATTATCCGTTTTATGATGTAATCGAAAAGAACAATCGGCGTATTGTTAAAAACCCACTAACGTTTGATGGAAACCAGTATCGAATGGACTTTGCAGGTCTCGAATCAGTAATTACGGAAAAAACAAAAATGCTTATCCTTTGTCATCCTCATAATCCTGGTGGCAGAGTGTGGTCGAAAGAAGAGCTACTTGAACTTGCAGATCTATGCGAAAAGCACGATCTCTTTGTTGTCTCTGATGAAATTCATGCAGATTTGTTATTTGATGGATATACACACACACCATTAGCCAGTGTATCTGAAACAATAAAAAAACGAGTATTTACAACACTTGCACCAACGAAAACATTCAATCTGGCAGGAGTGCAAGGGGCGTATGTGGTCATTACGGAACCGAATCTGCGACTGGCATATCGCCGAACATTAGCAACAACTTTTATGAATGGAGCAAATATGTTTTCCCATATTGCTACCAAAGCTGCTTATGAGCATGGTTTACCATGGTTAAGAGGTTTAATGAGTTACATACAAGCGAACTATACGTTTGTTGAAGACTATTTACAAACACACATGCCTAAGATCAAGCCGATTAAGCCTGAAGGAACGTATTTATTGTGGCTTAATTGCGAAGCACTTGAGATGTCGGCGGACGATCGAAAAACATGGTTGCTTCAAGAAGCAAAAGTTGCTTTAAATCATGGACCGATTTTCGGTGAAGAAGGAGAACATTTTGAAAGAATGAATTTAGCGACTCCAAGAGCTACTCTTGCAGAAGCGATGGAGAGAATTCGAAATGCTTACGAGAAAAAAGGGTTGTAG
- a CDS encoding deoxynucleoside kinase: MNTPFFCIEGVIGVGKTTLCKAIAAHYQINCLHEIVEENPFLEKFYDDMNAWSFQTEMFFLCNRVKQLEDIKPMLRAQHPIIADYHISKNRLFARRTLDAKKWDQYERIFEILNESLPKPSAIIYLKASHEIVMERIKKRGRSFEKDMDPAYIKQLASDYDKAMIKLAKETPVVTIHTDNLDFVSSQSDLAYILTKIDSHLSSV; encoded by the coding sequence GTGAACACACCGTTTTTTTGCATTGAGGGTGTTATTGGCGTTGGTAAAACAACCCTATGCAAAGCGATAGCGGCACACTATCAAATAAATTGCCTCCATGAGATTGTTGAAGAAAATCCATTTTTGGAAAAATTCTATGATGATATGAATGCTTGGAGTTTTCAGACCGAAATGTTTTTTCTATGCAACCGCGTAAAACAACTTGAAGACATAAAACCTATGCTCCGTGCTCAACATCCTATTATTGCTGATTACCACATTAGTAAAAATAGGCTTTTTGCTAGAAGAACACTAGACGCTAAAAAGTGGGATCAATATGAACGGATCTTTGAAATTTTAAACGAGTCATTACCGAAGCCATCTGCAATCATTTATTTAAAAGCAAGCCACGAAATTGTCATGGAACGAATAAAAAAACGAGGCAGATCATTCGAAAAAGACATGGATCCAGCTTATATTAAACAACTTGCATCTGACTATGATAAAGCAATGATAAAGTTAGCTAAAGAAACACCTGTCGTTACCATCCACACAGACAACCTTGACTTTGTTTCTAGTCAATCTGATTTAGCGTATATACTTACAAAAATAGATTCACACTTATCTTCTGTTTAA
- a CDS encoding deoxynucleoside kinase, translating into MSNIPDNAIITVAGTVGVGKTTMTRTLATELNFRTSFEKVDNNPYLDHFYADFERWSFHLQIYFLAERFKEQKRMVEHGGGYIQDRSIYEDTGIFAKMHADKGTMTPTDYQTYTSLFEAMVMTPYFPRPDVLIYLDGDLDTILSRINSRGREMEKQTPLAYWEEMYGRYQNWIQSFNACPVLRLDIREYDLLEDKTCIHRIKDELNRFF; encoded by the coding sequence ATGTCAAACATTCCAGATAACGCCATTATCACCGTAGCAGGAACTGTCGGCGTAGGTAAGACAACAATGACAAGAACACTTGCTACCGAGCTTAATTTTAGAACATCTTTTGAAAAGGTGGATAACAATCCGTATTTAGACCATTTCTATGCTGACTTTGAACGTTGGAGTTTTCATTTACAAATTTATTTCCTAGCTGAACGTTTTAAAGAACAGAAGCGAATGGTTGAACATGGTGGAGGGTATATCCAAGATCGTTCTATCTATGAAGATACAGGTATTTTTGCTAAAATGCATGCCGACAAAGGGACCATGACACCAACCGACTACCAAACTTATACAAGCTTGTTTGAAGCTATGGTGATGACGCCTTATTTCCCTCGCCCTGACGTATTAATTTATTTAGATGGTGACTTAGACACAATCCTTTCCCGCATCAATTCCAGAGGTAGAGAAATGGAAAAACAAACACCACTTGCATACTGGGAAGAAATGTATGGCCGCTATCAAAACTGGATTCAGTCGTTTAATGCTTGCCCAGTATTACGCCTCGATATTCGAGAATACGACCTTCTTGAAGACAAAACATGCATTCACCGCATAAAAGATGAATTAAATCGCTTTTTTTAA
- a CDS encoding restriction endonuclease has translation MERFEIILLMIAVIGLLMAIILIRGQLRKKKRKDVGKITIRDIDRMEGSEFEDYVAVAFAVSGFTTYQTKKSRDYGADLIVIGEDGIKTVVQVKRYGAKLGLSCVQEAYAAKAFYQAERTMVVTSAEDVTESCWQLAAATNTSFLLRADVEELAKYLRKGRLGEAGWICSSPHMPEKNEKRPALVEVEMLRNKVQAGDYYYK, from the coding sequence TTGGAACGATTTGAGATTATACTACTCATGATTGCCGTCATTGGATTGTTAATGGCGATCATCCTTATTCGTGGTCAATTACGGAAGAAAAAACGAAAAGATGTTGGTAAAATTACAATTAGGGACATTGATCGGATGGAAGGCAGTGAATTTGAGGATTATGTAGCTGTGGCATTTGCGGTGTCTGGCTTTACCACTTATCAAACGAAAAAAAGCAGAGACTATGGTGCGGACTTGATTGTCATAGGAGAAGATGGCATAAAAACAGTTGTCCAAGTGAAAAGATATGGAGCTAAACTTGGTTTAAGTTGTGTCCAAGAAGCCTACGCTGCAAAAGCTTTTTATCAAGCTGAACGTACAATGGTTGTTACGTCTGCTGAAGATGTTACTGAATCTTGCTGGCAGTTAGCTGCAGCGACGAATACGAGTTTTTTGTTACGAGCCGATGTAGAAGAGCTTGCTAAGTATTTGCGAAAAGGCAGACTTGGTGAGGCCGGATGGATTTGTTCTTCCCCGCATATGCCAGAGAAAAATGAAAAACGGCCTGCGCTGGTGGAAGTGGAAATGCTCCGAAATAAAGTTCAAGCAGGGGACTATTATTATAAGTAA
- a CDS encoding siderophore ABC transporter substrate-binding protein, with the protein MKKQLLWALTAFTAVGLAACGGNDTEEGGNTTGETNEGTEEQAEMVEVESLNGEMVEVPVNPETVLSFDNGITDSIRAIGGPISGVPKANNMPDYLSEFEGDEYEDVGSLFEPNFELINEMQPDVIFISGRAADAYDELSEIAPTVYLAVDQENFMESFESNMHVLGDIFDAQDKVDEQLAGIQETIDEVNEKASNSDSNALILSVDEGSVSAFGAGSRFGIIHGELGIEPADDISAESHGETVNFEYIDSVNPDYIFVVDRGASIGNAASASETLDNDIVDRTNAAQNDQIHQLNGEVWYLSGSGLESVKIIVDEVNEYFEG; encoded by the coding sequence ATGAAAAAGCAATTATTATGGGCATTAACAGCATTTACTGCAGTAGGTCTTGCTGCATGTGGCGGAAACGACACAGAAGAAGGTGGCAATACTACCGGTGAAACAAATGAAGGTACAGAAGAACAAGCAGAAATGGTAGAAGTTGAATCACTTAATGGAGAAATGGTAGAAGTTCCAGTTAATCCAGAAACGGTACTATCTTTTGATAATGGTATTACAGATTCAATTCGTGCAATTGGCGGACCGATTTCTGGAGTACCAAAAGCAAATAATATGCCTGATTATCTTTCAGAATTCGAAGGAGACGAGTATGAGGATGTTGGCTCATTATTCGAACCAAACTTCGAATTAATTAATGAAATGCAGCCAGATGTCATCTTCATTTCTGGACGTGCAGCCGACGCTTATGATGAACTAAGTGAAATTGCACCTACCGTTTATTTAGCGGTTGACCAAGAAAATTTTATGGAGAGTTTTGAGTCTAACATGCATGTGCTTGGTGACATCTTTGATGCCCAAGATAAAGTAGATGAGCAATTAGCTGGCATTCAAGAAACAATTGATGAAGTAAATGAAAAAGCTTCGAATTCTGATAGCAATGCTCTTATTTTATCAGTTGATGAAGGTTCTGTGAGCGCGTTTGGCGCTGGTTCACGCTTTGGTATTATTCACGGTGAATTAGGAATTGAACCTGCTGATGATATTTCTGCAGAAAGTCATGGCGAGACAGTTAACTTTGAATATATTGATAGCGTTAATCCAGATTATATCTTTGTTGTAGATAGAGGCGCATCTATTGGGAATGCAGCTTCTGCTTCTGAAACATTAGATAATGATATTGTTGATCGTACGAATGCTGCTCAAAACGACCAAATTCATCAACTAAACGGCGAAGTATGGTACTTAAGTGGAAGTGGGCTTGAGTCTGTTAAAATTATTGTAGATGAGGTCAACGAGTATTTCGAAGGATAA
- a CDS encoding iron ABC transporter ATP-binding protein: MTIALIDREVQPLPKTKPVAIEVRGVSKQYDGKKVLDDVTVAVRKGTITSFIGPNGAGKSTLISLMSRLTKKDEGQVLVDGKEIDSIQSKELAKKVSILKQANNINIRLTIRELVSFGRFPYSQSRLTKEDWAYVDDAIDYMSLREIQGKYLDQLSGGQRQRAYIAMVLAQDTDYIILDEPLNNLDMKHSVSIMKTLRRLVDERDKTILIVVHDINFASCYSDNIVAMKDGRIIEEGHCHDIINPDSLRNIYDMEIAIEEVNCNKICVYFS; the protein is encoded by the coding sequence ATGACGATTGCATTGATTGACCGTGAAGTACAGCCGTTGCCAAAAACGAAACCCGTAGCGATAGAAGTAAGAGGTGTTAGCAAACAGTATGACGGTAAGAAAGTACTTGATGATGTGACTGTGGCTGTTCGAAAAGGAACAATCACTTCATTTATTGGACCTAATGGTGCCGGGAAAAGTACACTTATTTCTTTAATGAGCCGGTTAACAAAAAAAGATGAAGGACAAGTGCTTGTTGATGGGAAAGAGATTGACTCGATCCAGAGTAAGGAATTAGCAAAAAAAGTATCGATCTTAAAACAAGCAAACAACATTAATATTCGGCTAACCATTCGAGAGCTTGTTAGCTTTGGACGTTTTCCGTATTCACAAAGTCGGTTAACAAAAGAAGATTGGGCCTATGTTGATGATGCAATCGATTATATGTCGTTGCGTGAGATTCAAGGGAAATATTTGGACCAGTTAAGTGGTGGACAACGTCAACGTGCTTACATTGCGATGGTGCTTGCCCAGGACACAGATTATATTATTTTGGATGAGCCTTTAAACAATTTAGATATGAAGCACTCTGTTTCGATTATGAAAACGTTGCGCAGGCTTGTTGACGAACGAGATAAGACGATACTTATTGTTGTTCATGATATTAATTTTGCTTCTTGTTATTCAGACAATATTGTCGCAATGAAAGATGGGCGCATTATTGAAGAAGGACATTGTCATGACATCATTAATCCCGATTCACTTCGCAATATTTATGATATGGAAATCGCGATTGAAGAAGTAAATTGCAATAAAATTTGTGTTTATTTTAGTTAA
- a CDS encoding iron chelate uptake ABC transporter family permease subunit, with protein MQPKWIYLIFGTISLGLILTFLFIGLTPAGWDYALPRRGRSVAAIVIVGAVIAFSTLIFQTITNNRILTPSIIGLDSLYILIQTTLVFVLGTVGLVAVSQFVNFGISIIGMVLFALFLYALLFKREQQNLYFLLLVGIVFGTLFSSMSTFMQVLIDPNEFLTIQNRMFASFSNINVDLLWISIVLIGFTFLYIWPYLKYLDAISLGRDQAINLGVPYDKAIRKFLIVIAIFVSISTALVGPILFLGLLVVNVAREMMPSYKHLHMATLSTLISIIALVGGTLLVERVFSYSAPLSVFINFIGGIYFIYLLLRGTKTT; from the coding sequence ATGCAGCCTAAATGGATTTATCTTATATTTGGAACCATTTCACTTGGTTTGATTCTAACTTTCTTATTTATCGGATTAACCCCTGCAGGATGGGATTACGCTTTACCCAGAAGAGGAAGAAGTGTTGCTGCGATTGTGATTGTTGGTGCAGTAATTGCTTTTTCAACATTAATCTTTCAAACAATCACCAATAACCGGATCTTAACACCGAGTATTATCGGTCTTGATTCTTTATATATTCTCATTCAAACAACGCTTGTTTTTGTTTTGGGGACAGTAGGGTTAGTCGCCGTTAGTCAATTTGTTAATTTCGGCATTTCCATTATAGGTATGGTGCTATTTGCTCTCTTCCTATATGCACTCTTATTCAAGAGAGAACAGCAAAATTTATACTTTTTGCTTCTTGTTGGGATTGTGTTTGGAACATTGTTTTCAAGCATGTCAACATTTATGCAGGTGTTAATTGACCCCAATGAATTTTTAACGATACAAAATCGAATGTTTGCTAGCTTTAGCAACATCAATGTCGATTTATTATGGATTTCTATTGTATTAATTGGTTTTACATTTTTATACATATGGCCTTACTTAAAATACCTTGACGCGATATCACTTGGTCGTGATCAAGCGATAAACTTAGGTGTCCCGTATGATAAAGCGATACGAAAGTTTCTTATCGTCATTGCGATATTTGTTTCGATTTCAACTGCGCTTGTTGGACCCATTTTATTTCTTGGATTACTTGTTGTAAACGTAGCTCGAGAGATGATGCCATCTTATAAACATCTTCATATGGCGACTTTGAGCACACTCATTAGCATAATCGCTCTTGTAGGAGGGACCTTACTTGTTGAAAGAGTTTTTTCCTATTCAGCGCCACTAAGTGTCTTTATTAACTTTATCGGTGGCATTTACTTTATCTACTTACTCTTAAGGGGGACAAAAACGACATGA